One Pseudomonas sp. MH9.2 DNA segment encodes these proteins:
- the cpdA gene encoding 3',5'-cyclic-AMP phosphodiesterase yields MALPSPPSPIADSSVLLVQLTDSHLFANADEKLLGMSTFESLNKVIECVLAEQSQIDLLIASGDLSQDGSLESYQAFRQASGRIQAPARWFPGNHDEVPAMTEAARQSDFLAPIIDLGHWRITLLDSSVPGSVPGYLQDQQLQLLAQSLSEEPDRHHLVCLHHNPVNIGCAWMDPIGLRNPEALFAVLDRFPQVRAVLWGHVHQEYDQLRNGVRLLASPSTCIQFAPGSVEFKVDSTAPGYRWLRLHADGRLETGVSRVEGLAFDVDYSGRGY; encoded by the coding sequence ATGGCCTTGCCGAGCCCCCCCAGCCCTATCGCCGATTCTTCAGTCCTGCTGGTCCAGCTAACCGACAGCCATTTGTTTGCCAATGCAGACGAAAAGCTGCTGGGCATGAGTACCTTTGAAAGCCTGAACAAGGTGATTGAGTGCGTCCTGGCTGAGCAGTCGCAGATCGACCTGCTGATCGCCAGCGGTGATTTGTCCCAGGACGGCAGTCTTGAGTCCTACCAGGCGTTTCGTCAGGCCAGTGGGCGGATTCAGGCACCGGCGCGTTGGTTTCCCGGGAATCACGATGAGGTGCCGGCGATGACCGAGGCTGCGCGGCAGAGCGATTTTCTCGCGCCGATCATCGATCTCGGCCATTGGCGTATCACCCTGCTGGACTCTTCGGTGCCTGGTTCGGTGCCGGGGTATTTGCAGGATCAGCAATTGCAGCTGTTGGCGCAGTCCCTGAGTGAAGAGCCTGATCGCCACCATCTGGTGTGCCTGCACCACAATCCAGTGAACATCGGTTGTGCCTGGATGGACCCCATCGGCCTGCGTAACCCCGAGGCGCTGTTTGCCGTGCTTGATCGATTCCCGCAGGTGCGCGCTGTACTCTGGGGCCATGTCCATCAGGAATACGACCAGCTGCGCAATGGCGTACGGCTGCTGGCCTCACCGTCCACCTGCATTCAGTTTGCACCGGGCAGTGTCGAGTTCAAGGTCGACAGCACCGCGCCAGGCTACCGCTGGTTGCGTCTGCACGCAGACGGCCGCCTTGAAACCGGTGTGTCGCGGGTAGAGGGGCTGGCCTTTGACGTGGATTACAGTGGCCGAGGTTATTGA
- a CDS encoding YqiA/YcfP family alpha/beta fold hydrolase yields the protein MTGEPSTLLYIHGLNSSPRSKKASQLSTLMQTLGLDEHLRVPELHHHPRQAIAQLDALITELGRPLLVGSSLGGYYATHLAERHGLKALLINPAVMPHRLFDGYIGTQQNLYSGESWELTHDHVQALAELEVPAPQDPLRFQVWLQTGDETLDYRSAQSYYRACALRIQPGGDHSFQGFTEQLPALLGFAGFAPALLQAIDRSVL from the coding sequence GTGACCGGCGAACCATCCACACTGTTGTATATCCATGGTTTGAACAGCTCGCCGCGCTCAAAGAAGGCCAGCCAGTTGTCGACCTTGATGCAAACGCTTGGCCTCGATGAGCATTTGCGGGTGCCGGAGCTGCATCATCACCCGCGTCAGGCGATTGCTCAGCTCGACGCATTGATCACCGAGCTGGGTCGACCGCTGCTGGTCGGCAGCTCCCTCGGCGGCTACTATGCCACTCACTTGGCTGAGCGCCATGGCCTCAAGGCTCTGCTGATCAACCCGGCAGTCATGCCACATCGGCTGTTCGACGGGTATATCGGTACCCAACAGAATCTTTACAGCGGTGAAAGCTGGGAGTTGACCCACGACCATGTGCAGGCTCTCGCCGAACTGGAAGTGCCCGCCCCGCAGGATCCGTTGCGCTTCCAGGTGTGGTTGCAGACAGGTGATGAAACCCTGGACTACCGCAGTGCCCAGTCCTATTACCGAGCGTGCGCCTTGCGCATTCAGCCTGGCGGCGATCACAGCTTTCAGGGCTTTACCGAGCAGTTGCCGGCGTTGCTGGGTTTTGCAGGCTTTGCCCCGGCGCTGCTCCAGGCGATTGATCGTTCTGTGCTGTAA
- the parE gene encoding DNA topoisomerase IV subunit B, with protein MANPSASSYNADAIEVLSGLDPVRKRPGMYTDTTRPNHLAQEVIDNSVDEALAGHAKSVQVILHADNSLEVSDDGRGMPVDIHPEEGVSGVELILTKLHAGGKFSNKNYQFSGGLHGVGISVVNALSNHVRVRVKRDGNEYEMTFADGYKASELAVIGTVGKRNTGTSVYFAPDPKYFDTPKFSVSRLKHVLKAKAVLCPGLLVSFEDKATGEKIEWHFEDGLRSYLQDSVSEFLRLPDEPFCGSFAGNKEAIDWALLWLPEGGDSVQESYVNLIPTQQGGTHVNGLRQGLLDAMREFCEFRNLLPRGVKLAPEDVWEKIAFVLSMKMQEPQFSGQTKERLSSREAAAFVSGVVKDAFSLWLNTHSELGMQLAELAINNAGRRLKASKKVERKRVTQGPALPGKLADCAGQDPMRSELFLVEGDSAGGSAKQARDKEFQAILPLRGKILNTWEVDGGEVLASQEVHNIAVAIGVDPGVADISQLRYGKICILADADSDGLHIATLLCALFVQHFRPLVDAGHVYVAMPPLYRIDLGKEIYYALDESERDGILDRLIAEKKRGKPQVTRFKGLGEMNPPQLRETTMDPNTRRLVQLTLDDYAATSEMMDMLLAKKRAGDRKTWLESKGNLAEVLT; from the coding sequence ATGGCCAATCCCAGCGCTAGCTCTTATAACGCAGACGCCATCGAAGTCCTCTCGGGCCTCGACCCGGTACGCAAACGCCCGGGCATGTACACCGACACCACGCGGCCGAACCACCTCGCCCAGGAAGTTATCGACAACAGCGTCGATGAAGCCCTTGCCGGGCATGCGAAATCGGTGCAGGTCATTCTTCACGCCGACAACTCGCTGGAAGTGTCCGATGACGGTCGCGGTATGCCGGTGGACATTCACCCGGAAGAGGGTGTGTCTGGCGTCGAGCTGATCCTGACCAAACTGCACGCGGGCGGCAAGTTCTCGAACAAGAACTACCAGTTCTCAGGCGGCCTGCACGGCGTGGGGATTTCCGTGGTGAACGCGCTCTCGAACCATGTTCGGGTCCGGGTCAAACGCGACGGCAACGAATACGAAATGACCTTCGCTGACGGCTACAAAGCCAGCGAACTGGCGGTTATCGGCACGGTTGGTAAACGCAATACCGGGACCAGCGTGTACTTCGCTCCGGACCCTAAATATTTCGACACGCCGAAATTCTCTGTCAGCCGCCTCAAGCATGTGCTCAAAGCCAAGGCGGTATTGTGCCCGGGGCTGTTGGTCAGCTTCGAAGACAAAGCCACCGGCGAGAAAATCGAGTGGCATTTCGAAGACGGCTTGCGTTCTTACCTGCAAGATTCGGTCAGCGAGTTTTTGCGTCTACCGGATGAACCATTCTGCGGCAGTTTCGCCGGTAATAAAGAAGCCATCGATTGGGCTTTGCTCTGGTTGCCCGAGGGTGGCGACAGCGTTCAGGAAAGCTACGTCAACCTGATTCCTACCCAGCAGGGCGGGACCCACGTCAACGGCCTGCGCCAGGGTTTACTTGACGCGATGCGCGAGTTTTGCGAGTTCCGCAACCTGCTGCCGCGTGGCGTCAAACTGGCGCCCGAAGACGTCTGGGAGAAGATCGCGTTCGTCCTGTCGATGAAAATGCAGGAGCCGCAATTCTCCGGCCAGACCAAAGAGCGGCTGTCATCGCGTGAAGCGGCGGCGTTCGTCTCTGGCGTGGTCAAGGACGCATTTAGCCTGTGGCTCAATACGCACTCCGAACTCGGTATGCAGTTGGCGGAATTGGCGATCAACAACGCTGGTCGTCGCCTTAAGGCCAGCAAGAAGGTTGAGCGTAAACGCGTCACTCAAGGCCCCGCGCTGCCTGGCAAGCTGGCCGACTGCGCCGGACAGGACCCGATGCGTTCCGAGCTGTTTCTGGTCGAAGGCGACTCCGCTGGCGGTTCGGCCAAACAGGCGCGAGACAAAGAGTTTCAAGCGATCTTGCCGTTGCGCGGCAAGATCCTTAATACCTGGGAAGTCGATGGCGGTGAAGTGCTCGCCAGCCAGGAAGTGCACAACATCGCCGTGGCCATCGGCGTTGACCCGGGTGTGGCCGACATCAGCCAGCTGCGTTACGGCAAGATTTGTATTCTCGCCGACGCCGACTCCGACGGCCTGCACATCGCAACGTTGCTTTGTGCGTTATTCGTCCAGCATTTCCGCCCGCTGGTGGACGCGGGCCACGTCTACGTTGCAATGCCGCCGCTGTACCGGATCGACCTGGGCAAAGAGATCTACTACGCGCTGGATGAGTCGGAGCGTGACGGGATTCTTGATCGTCTGATCGCGGAGAAAAAGCGCGGTAAGCCACAGGTCACCCGATTCAAAGGCCTGGGTGAGATGAACCCGCCCCAGCTTCGCGAAACCACCATGGACCCGAACACCCGGCGCCTGGTCCAGCTCACCCTGGACGATTACGCGGCGACCTCGGAAATGATGGATATGTTGCTGGCAAAAAAACGCGCGGGCGACCGCAAGACCTGGCTCGAATCAAAAGGCAATCTGGCCGAGGTTCTCACTTGA
- a CDS encoding esterase-like activity of phytase family protein produces MRGWFVALWLIASPVFAAPLAELKMLSEHAVEGMVGGNLSGLASCNGELWTVSDRDDALLYRLDTSSVVWKAEANTIDVPTVPDSGLALSVRSMVGASSLVRGGALDFEGVTCDAAGNRYLVSEGYAAVLQVPVSGAPSWLKLPPSLVRQARAKGMLQHFNAIFEGIAINPAGDRLWLAAERQKRGLLVVHRDQAAWSCKGGCVILSEAGKQTMPAQMDSREAPKDFSDISLFNGKLFTLERAAYRVCRRDLDTGKVELCWSFADDALVPSRRYSQPYGLAEALVIDAEGAWIGVDNNFGARADGEKRPIVWRFAAPEGGWSAKP; encoded by the coding sequence ATGAGAGGCTGGTTCGTCGCGTTATGGCTGATCGCTTCACCGGTATTCGCAGCGCCGCTGGCTGAACTGAAGATGCTGTCCGAACATGCGGTCGAGGGCATGGTGGGCGGTAATCTGTCGGGACTGGCGTCTTGCAATGGCGAGCTGTGGACAGTATCGGACCGCGATGATGCCTTGCTGTACAGGCTCGATACCTCTTCGGTGGTGTGGAAGGCCGAGGCGAATACCATTGACGTGCCGACCGTGCCGGACAGTGGTCTGGCGTTGAGTGTGCGTTCGATGGTCGGGGCGTCGTCGCTGGTTCGTGGGGGCGCCCTGGATTTCGAAGGCGTGACGTGCGACGCGGCGGGGAATCGTTACCTGGTCAGCGAGGGGTACGCGGCGGTGCTGCAAGTGCCTGTTTCCGGCGCGCCGAGTTGGTTGAAGCTGCCGCCGAGTCTGGTCCGCCAGGCGCGTGCCAAGGGAATGCTCCAGCACTTCAATGCGATCTTCGAGGGTATCGCGATCAATCCGGCCGGAGATCGGCTGTGGCTGGCGGCCGAGCGGCAGAAGCGCGGGTTGCTGGTGGTCCATCGTGATCAGGCTGCCTGGAGCTGCAAAGGGGGTTGCGTGATCCTCAGTGAGGCGGGCAAGCAAACCATGCCGGCGCAAATGGACAGTCGCGAGGCGCCAAAAGACTTTTCCGATATTTCGCTGTTCAACGGCAAGCTGTTTACCCTGGAACGCGCCGCATATCGAGTCTGTCGTCGCGATCTGGACACTGGGAAGGTCGAGCTTTGCTGGTCGTTCGCCGATGATGCATTGGTGCCGTCGCGACGTTATTCGCAGCCTTACGGACTGGCCGAGGCGCTGGTTATAGACGCGGAAGGCGCCTGGATCGGTGTCGACAATAACTTTGGCGCCCGAGCCGATGGCGAGAAACGTCCGATAGTCTGGCGTTTCGCGGCACCCGAGGGTGGTTGGAGCGCCAAGCCGTGA
- a CDS encoding retropepsin-like aspartic protease family protein encodes MILAWGAALFLATRFFGQWEARQENPNTEVTSQHGDGYIEVQLLSNGQGHFVSSGQINGQTVQFLLDTGATDVAIPGKVADTLRLKRGTPVTVNTANGRSEGFRTTIDRLQVGDIVLHDVRALVAPGLEGEQILLGMSAMKQLEFTQRGGTMLLRQTTK; translated from the coding sequence ATGATTCTGGCGTGGGGTGCTGCGCTGTTTCTGGCCACACGCTTTTTCGGGCAGTGGGAGGCGCGCCAGGAAAACCCCAATACGGAGGTAACTTCGCAACACGGTGATGGCTATATCGAAGTGCAACTGCTGAGCAACGGCCAGGGCCATTTCGTCAGCAGTGGTCAGATCAATGGCCAGACGGTGCAGTTTTTACTGGATACCGGCGCCACCGACGTTGCGATTCCCGGCAAGGTAGCCGATACATTGCGACTCAAACGCGGCACGCCGGTGACGGTCAATACCGCCAATGGCCGGAGCGAGGGGTTTCGCACCACGATCGACCGTCTGCAAGTGGGCGATATCGTCCTGCATGACGTACGCGCCCTGGTGGCGCCCGGTCTGGAAGGCGAACAGATACTGCTGGGCATGAGCGCAATGAAACAACTTGAATTCACCCAGCGCGGCGGCACTATGCTGCTGCGCCAGACCACGAAATGA
- the parC gene encoding DNA topoisomerase IV subunit A, with translation MSNSLDLSLDGVERRSLADFTEQAYLNYSMYVIMDRALPHIGDGLKPVQRRIIYAMSELGLDADSKHKKSARTVGDVLGKFHPHGDSACYEAMVLMAQPFSYRYTLVDGQGNWGAPDDPKSFAAMRYTEARLSRYSEVLLSELGQGTADWVPNFDGTLDEPAVLPARLPNILLNGTTGIAVGMATDVPPHNLREVASACVHLLDEPKATIEELCEHIKGPDYPTEAEIITPHADLLKMYETGKGSVRMRAVYRIEDGDIVVTALPHQVSGAKVLEQIAAQMQAKKLPMVADLRDESDHEHPCRIVIIPRSNRVELDELMQHLFATTELESSYRVNINIIGLDGKPQLKNLKALLSEWLVFRIGTVRRRLQFRLDKVERRLHLLDGLLTAYLNLDEVIHIIRTAEHPKAELIERFALSEIQADYILDTRLRQLARLEEMKLRAEQDELRKEQARLQSLLGSETKLRKLVRTELIADAETYGDNRRSPIVSRTEAKALSENELMPTEPVTVVLSDKGWVRCAKGHDIDATGLSYKAGDSFKTSAAGRSNQFAVFIDSTGRSYSLPAHTLPSARGQGEPLSGRLTPPPGASFECVLLPDDDALYVIASDAGYGFVVKGEDLQAKNKAGKALLSLPNGAKVILPRPVADREQNWLAAVTTEGRLLIFKVSDLPQLGKGKGNKIIGIPGERVASREEYVTDLAVVPEGATLVLQAGKRTLSLKADDLEHYKGERGRRGNKLPRGFQRVDALLVESSL, from the coding sequence ATGAGCAATTCCCTTGACCTCAGCCTGGATGGCGTAGAACGCCGATCACTGGCTGACTTCACAGAACAGGCCTACCTCAACTACTCCATGTACGTGATCATGGACCGTGCCCTGCCGCATATCGGCGACGGCCTGAAGCCTGTACAGCGGCGTATTATCTACGCCATGAGCGAGTTGGGGCTCGATGCCGACTCCAAGCACAAGAAGTCGGCGCGTACCGTCGGCGACGTTCTCGGTAAATTCCACCCCCATGGCGACTCGGCCTGCTATGAAGCCATGGTGCTGATGGCGCAGCCGTTCAGCTATCGCTACACGCTGGTCGACGGTCAGGGTAACTGGGGCGCGCCGGATGATCCGAAGTCCTTCGCCGCCATGCGTTACACCGAAGCCCGGTTGTCGCGCTATTCCGAAGTGCTGCTCAGCGAACTGGGTCAGGGCACGGCGGATTGGGTACCGAACTTCGACGGAACCCTCGACGAGCCGGCCGTGTTGCCGGCGCGCCTGCCGAATATTCTGCTCAACGGCACCACCGGCATCGCCGTGGGCATGGCCACTGATGTACCGCCGCATAACTTGCGTGAAGTCGCCTCTGCCTGCGTGCATTTGCTCGATGAGCCCAAGGCCACGATCGAAGAGCTGTGTGAGCACATTAAGGGCCCGGATTATCCGACCGAAGCGGAAATCATCACCCCGCACGCCGATCTGCTGAAAATGTACGAAACCGGCAAAGGCTCGGTGCGCATGCGTGCGGTGTATCGCATCGAAGACGGCGATATCGTCGTCACTGCGTTGCCGCATCAGGTGTCCGGCGCCAAAGTGCTGGAGCAGATCGCTGCGCAGATGCAGGCCAAGAAGCTGCCGATGGTCGCCGATTTACGCGACGAGTCGGATCATGAGCATCCTTGCCGCATCGTGATTATCCCGCGTTCCAATCGGGTCGAACTCGACGAGTTGATGCAGCATCTGTTCGCCACCACCGAGCTGGAATCCAGCTACCGGGTGAACATCAACATCATCGGTCTCGATGGCAAGCCGCAACTCAAGAACCTCAAGGCGTTGCTCAGCGAGTGGCTGGTGTTCCGTATCGGCACCGTGCGCCGACGTTTGCAATTCCGTCTGGACAAGGTCGAGCGCCGCCTGCACCTGTTGGACGGTTTGCTAACGGCTTACCTGAACCTGGATGAAGTCATCCATATCATCCGCACCGCAGAACACCCGAAAGCGGAGCTGATCGAGCGGTTCGCGCTGTCGGAAATTCAGGCTGACTACATCCTCGACACGCGTTTGCGTCAACTGGCTCGCCTGGAAGAAATGAAGCTGCGGGCCGAGCAGGATGAGTTGCGCAAGGAACAGGCGCGTCTGCAATCGCTGCTGGGCAGCGAAACCAAGTTGCGTAAGCTGGTGCGCACTGAGCTGATCGCGGACGCTGAAACGTATGGCGACAACCGTCGCTCGCCTATTGTGTCCCGCACTGAAGCCAAGGCGTTGTCGGAAAACGAGCTGATGCCGACCGAGCCGGTCACAGTTGTGCTGTCGGATAAAGGTTGGGTGCGTTGCGCCAAGGGTCACGATATCGACGCCACCGGTCTTTCCTACAAAGCCGGGGATAGCTTCAAGACCTCGGCCGCCGGGCGCTCCAACCAATTTGCGGTTTTCATTGACTCTACGGGGCGCAGCTACTCGCTGCCGGCACACACCTTGCCGTCCGCCCGTGGCCAGGGCGAACCGTTGAGCGGTCGTCTCACGCCGCCGCCGGGTGCGAGCTTTGAATGTGTACTGTTGCCGGACGACGACGCGCTGTACGTCATCGCTTCCGACGCAGGCTATGGCTTTGTGGTTAAAGGTGAAGACCTGCAAGCCAAGAACAAGGCGGGCAAGGCGTTGCTGAGTCTGCCTAATGGCGCCAAGGTGATTCTGCCGCGGCCAGTGGCTGATCGTGAGCAAAACTGGCTTGCGGCAGTGACCACTGAGGGACGCTTGTTGATTTTCAAAGTCAGTGATTTGCCGCAGCTGGGCAAAGGCAAGGGCAACAAAATCATCGGTATTCCGGGCGAGCGTGTGGCCAGCCGCGAAGAGTACGTGACCGACCTGGCGGTGGTCCCGGAAGGCGCGACATTGGTGCTGCAAGCCGGCAAGCGCACCCTGTCGTTGAAGGCTGATGACCTCGAGCATTACAAAGGGGAGCGCGGTCGACGCGGTAACAAGCTTCCCCGAGGCTTCCAGCGTGTGGATGCATTATTGGTCGAAAGTAGCCTGTAA
- a CDS encoding PqiC family protein gives MNFLRLPFVLLMTGVIGLAGCSMQQPTSLYQLDAGEPGQPKQSAGLAVLLGPVSVADYLQRETLLQRQPDGSLTASADGRWAGSLSSDIDQLLLRRLAWKLDSQRVVLAPAVAGFTPDVQVLLSITRLDSGVSQPAVLDAQWRLLDRRGQVRDSRLIHLEEPHVGTSAAQVKAQGVLLQRLADQLSVAVKPLANQPADEPKKQPSAQTRTNKEQDQGRPKIPLASPIRTDMEVFRF, from the coding sequence ATGAATTTTTTACGCCTTCCTTTTGTTTTATTAATGACCGGCGTAATTGGGCTTGCCGGTTGCAGCATGCAACAACCGACTTCGTTATATCAGCTTGACGCCGGTGAGCCGGGTCAACCTAAACAAAGTGCAGGGCTGGCTGTTTTGTTGGGGCCGGTTTCAGTGGCCGATTACCTTCAACGTGAAACCCTGTTGCAACGGCAGCCGGATGGCAGCCTGACGGCATCGGCCGATGGTCGCTGGGCGGGTAGTCTGTCTTCTGACATCGATCAACTACTGTTGCGCCGACTGGCCTGGAAGCTGGACAGTCAGCGGGTGGTGCTGGCACCGGCTGTCGCTGGTTTTACACCGGATGTGCAGGTCTTATTGTCCATTACCCGGCTTGATTCGGGTGTAAGCCAACCAGCGGTGCTCGATGCTCAGTGGCGCTTGCTTGATCGCAGGGGCCAGGTTCGCGATAGCCGACTGATTCACCTGGAAGAGCCCCACGTCGGGACCTCTGCTGCACAGGTAAAAGCGCAGGGCGTACTTTTGCAGCGTCTGGCCGATCAGTTGAGCGTTGCGGTCAAACCCCTGGCCAACCAGCCTGCGGACGAACCTAAAAAGCAGCCTTCGGCTCAGACTCGCACTAATAAAGAGCAAGATCAGGGCAGACCAAAGATTCCCTTGGCTTCACCGATTCGTACGGATATGGAAGTGTTCCGCTTCTAA
- a CDS encoding histidine kinase: MNRPTPVKTDNFFLLIFRALRHRRVPLALRIASHNVILVALALVIYACVMGLQFKQAMHEQADALGQALTTQTATSATELLVSNDILSLNVLLGNLVKNPLVAHAAIYSVDNRILAEAGQRPKNGLLGEAEGLYEIKITFQDVIAGHLRISLDMAQFQQPMTISLQSMGILSGILLALALALSLRLGRYISTPLLQLRVWLRDIDEHTPATERQDEIGDLARQLHASFAPEPPEPQPVPEPEYDEHAGNDPHLETEEDDEPGFTANDLHEPGFDEAPKPRLPAQAPRRIVAEEDEEDEEDPFADLRDHSTPAPVVKHAPIVPSQPQHSAVLAVQLGAQDQLRRLPRARLTDLLQRYRDCLDQAASLYQSELHTLNDGSTLMLFHSQDSGEDYLTNAICCGELLRALGHALQIEVADSGITLQLQLGLTLSDGLFGLSQIDLLLTETAQDALALSQHSRNLLLVERKISDDVLIRQRARIRPIASPEGACCVERLMEPYPSMLERQLARMHESRGKV; the protein is encoded by the coding sequence GTGAACCGGCCCACGCCAGTTAAAACCGATAATTTTTTCCTGCTGATCTTTCGGGCATTGCGCCATAGGCGTGTACCGCTTGCTTTGCGCATAGCCAGCCATAACGTGATTCTGGTCGCCTTGGCGTTGGTGATCTATGCCTGCGTGATGGGCCTGCAGTTCAAGCAGGCCATGCACGAACAGGCTGATGCCCTCGGCCAGGCCCTGACCACGCAAACCGCGACGTCCGCCACGGAACTGTTGGTGTCCAACGACATCCTCAGTCTCAACGTACTGTTGGGCAATCTGGTGAAGAACCCGCTAGTGGCCCACGCAGCCATCTACAGCGTGGATAACCGCATCCTTGCAGAAGCCGGTCAGCGCCCTAAAAACGGCCTGCTGGGTGAAGCCGAAGGCTTGTACGAGATCAAAATCACCTTCCAGGACGTGATCGCCGGGCATCTGCGCATCAGCCTGGACATGGCGCAATTCCAGCAGCCGATGACCATCAGCTTGCAAAGCATGGGCATCCTCAGCGGCATTCTGCTGGCATTGGCACTGGCGCTGAGCTTGCGTCTGGGTCGTTATATCTCGACGCCCCTGCTGCAATTGCGCGTGTGGCTGCGCGATATCGACGAGCACACACCCGCCACCGAGCGTCAGGATGAAATCGGCGACCTGGCCCGTCAACTGCACGCCTCGTTCGCGCCCGAACCGCCTGAACCTCAGCCCGTTCCGGAACCCGAATACGACGAACACGCTGGCAACGATCCGCACCTTGAAACCGAAGAGGACGACGAACCCGGGTTTACCGCGAACGACCTGCACGAACCTGGTTTCGATGAAGCACCTAAACCTCGCCTGCCAGCGCAAGCGCCGAGGCGCATCGTCGCGGAAGAAGATGAAGAGGACGAAGAAGACCCCTTCGCCGATCTGCGTGATCATTCCACCCCCGCACCCGTGGTCAAGCACGCTCCGATTGTCCCGAGCCAGCCGCAACACAGTGCGGTACTGGCCGTACAGCTTGGCGCCCAGGATCAACTGCGCCGTTTGCCCCGCGCTCGCCTGACCGATTTGCTGCAACGTTACCGTGACTGCCTGGATCAGGCGGCATCGCTGTATCAAAGCGAACTGCACACCCTGAACGATGGCAGCACGCTGATGCTGTTCCATAGCCAGGACAGTGGCGAGGATTACCTGACCAACGCAATTTGCTGTGGCGAGCTCCTGCGCGCCCTGGGCCATGCCTTGCAGATCGAGGTCGCCGACAGCGGCATCACTCTGCAATTGCAGTTAGGCCTGACCCTGAGTGACGGGCTGTTCGGTTTGAGTCAAATCGACCTGTTGCTGACCGAAACCGCCCAAGATGCACTTGCGCTGTCACAACACAGCCGGAACCTGCTGCTGGTGGAGCGCAAGATCAGTGATGATGTCCTGATCCGCCAACGCGCCCGTATCCGACCTATCGCCAGCCCGGAAGGCGCTTGCTGCGTCGAACGGCTGATGGAACCCTACCCATCCATGCTCGAACGCCAACTGGCGCGGATGCATGAGAGCCGGGGCAAGGTTTAG
- the serB gene encoding phosphoserine phosphatase SerB, which translates to MREIVLINITGEDRPGLTAAITGVLAQGGVNILDIGQAVIHDTLSFGILVEIPGTEQGSSVLKDILFTAYKLDQQVRFTAVSEEDYAHWVNGQGKARHIVTLLTRKVTAEQLQRVSSITAKYGLNIDQIDRLSGRMPLDTPADKGKGCIEFSVRGEPADPGAMQAEFLSVAQELNVDIAFQQDSLFRRNRRLAVFDMDSTLIEAEVIDELAKAAGVGERVSEITERAMRGELDFRASFKERLALLKGLDVSVLDEIGASLRLTEGAETLFAELKRLGYKTAILSGGFTYFAKQLQAKLGIDYVFANELEVVDGKVTGVAIEPIVDARRKADLLRELAHKEGLSLEQTIAVGDGANDLPMLAIAGLGVAFRAKPLVKQSAKQAISTLGLDGILYLLGFRDRDGRGL; encoded by the coding sequence TTGCGCGAAATCGTCCTGATAAACATCACTGGTGAAGACCGTCCGGGTCTCACTGCGGCCATTACCGGGGTGCTTGCCCAGGGTGGGGTGAATATTCTCGATATTGGTCAGGCGGTGATCCACGACACGTTGTCGTTCGGCATCCTGGTTGAGATTCCGGGAACCGAACAAGGCTCCTCGGTGCTTAAAGACATCCTGTTCACGGCTTACAAGCTTGATCAGCAGGTGCGCTTCACGGCAGTTTCCGAAGAGGACTACGCGCACTGGGTCAACGGGCAGGGCAAGGCGCGGCATATCGTGACGTTGCTCACCCGTAAGGTCACGGCCGAGCAATTGCAGCGTGTCAGTTCCATTACCGCCAAGTATGGCCTGAACATCGATCAGATTGATCGCCTGTCGGGACGCATGCCGCTCGATACGCCAGCCGATAAAGGCAAGGGTTGCATCGAGTTTTCCGTGCGCGGCGAGCCGGCCGATCCAGGTGCGATGCAGGCCGAGTTCCTCAGCGTGGCGCAAGAACTCAATGTTGATATCGCGTTCCAGCAGGACTCGCTGTTTCGGCGCAACCGCCGTCTGGCGGTATTTGACATGGACTCGACGCTGATCGAGGCTGAAGTTATCGACGAGCTGGCCAAGGCGGCCGGTGTCGGCGAGCGGGTGTCGGAAATTACTGAGCGGGCCATGCGTGGCGAACTGGATTTTCGCGCCAGTTTCAAAGAGCGACTGGCGCTGCTTAAAGGCCTGGACGTCAGTGTGCTGGATGAAATAGGGGCTTCGTTGCGTCTGACCGAGGGCGCTGAAACCCTGTTCGCCGAGCTCAAGAGATTGGGCTACAAGACTGCGATTCTGTCGGGTGGTTTCACTTATTTCGCCAAACAGCTGCAAGCCAAGTTGGGCATCGACTACGTGTTCGCCAATGAATTGGAAGTGGTCGATGGCAAGGTTACCGGCGTGGCCATCGAGCCGATCGTCGATGCTCGACGCAAAGCCGACCTGCTGCGTGAGTTGGCGCACAAAGAAGGCCTGAGCCTTGAGCAGACGATTGCCGTCGGTGACGGGGCCAATGATTTGCCGATGTTAGCGATTGCCGGTCTTGGCGTCGCTTTCCGAGCCAAACCGCTGGTCAAACAGTCGGCCAAACAGGCGATCTCGACGCTGGGGCTGGACGGGATTCTATACCTGCTCGGTTTTCGTGATCGGGATGGGCGGGGCTTATAA